One Angustibacter luteus genomic window carries:
- a CDS encoding class I SAM-dependent methyltransferase, with protein MAQHEIWDVDTAARYDTPGTGMFSPEVLEPTVQRLAGLTAGGRALELAIGTGRVAVPLAERGVPVSGIELSQPMVDQLRAKVDAGTIPVVLGDMASARAPGEFTLVYLVFNTISNLLTQAEQVACFRNAARHLSPGGCFVIELWVPELRTLPPGQRATVGQVEPGYLLLDTYDVLNQRVVSHHVHFGDGTAAELFRSPHRYIWPAELDLMAQLAGFELESRHADWSGADFTAESGSHVSVYRLPR; from the coding sequence ATGGCTCAGCACGAGATCTGGGACGTCGACACCGCCGCCCGCTACGACACCCCGGGCACCGGGATGTTCTCCCCGGAGGTGCTCGAGCCGACCGTGCAGCGGCTCGCTGGGCTCACCGCCGGCGGCCGCGCCCTGGAGCTCGCCATCGGCACCGGGCGGGTCGCCGTACCGCTGGCCGAGCGCGGCGTCCCCGTCAGCGGCATCGAGCTCTCGCAGCCGATGGTCGACCAGCTGCGCGCCAAGGTGGACGCAGGGACGATCCCCGTCGTCCTCGGCGACATGGCCAGCGCCCGCGCGCCCGGCGAGTTCACGCTCGTGTACCTGGTCTTCAACACCATCTCGAACCTCCTGACCCAGGCCGAGCAGGTCGCCTGCTTCCGGAACGCGGCGAGGCACCTGTCCCCCGGCGGCTGCTTCGTCATCGAGCTGTGGGTCCCCGAGCTGCGCACCCTGCCGCCCGGGCAGCGGGCCACGGTCGGGCAGGTGGAGCCCGGCTACCTGCTGCTGGACACCTACGACGTGCTGAACCAGCGCGTCGTCTCGCACCACGTGCACTTCGGGGACGGCACTGCGGCCGAGCTGTTCCGCAGCCCGCACCGCTACATCTGGCCCGCCGAGCTGGACCTGATGGCCCAGCTGGCCGGGTTCGAGCTGGAGAGCCGGCACGCCGACTGGTCCGGCGCGGACTTCACCGCCGAGTCCGGCTCGCACGTCTCGGTGTACCGGCTGCCACGCTGA
- a CDS encoding VOC family protein: MAIARFPTVVLDCADPAEMSRFYGAMLDWKIEERPDWTEIRADYGDCISFQQVKDYKPPQWPGQEVPQQMHLDVVVDDLDAAEAAVLELGATKAEHQPGTTFRVFLDPAGHPFCLCLS, translated from the coding sequence ATGGCTATCGCACGCTTCCCCACCGTCGTCCTCGACTGCGCCGACCCCGCCGAGATGTCGCGGTTCTACGGCGCCATGCTCGACTGGAAGATCGAGGAACGCCCCGACTGGACCGAGATCCGCGCCGACTACGGCGACTGCATCTCCTTCCAGCAGGTGAAGGACTACAAGCCCCCGCAGTGGCCGGGCCAGGAGGTGCCGCAGCAGATGCACCTGGACGTCGTCGTCGACGACCTGGACGCCGCTGAGGCAGCGGTGCTCGAGCTCGGCGCGACCAAGGCGGAGCACCAGCCCGGCACGACGTTCCGGGTGTTCCTCGACCCCGCCGGTCACCCGTTCTGCCTCTGCCTCAGCTGA
- a CDS encoding ROK family glucokinase, producing MTERRSQGARQIWSRPAIGIDIGGTKVAAGLVDIDGQVLRRARRETPHRSQSPQVVEDTIAEVIAELRDDWDHREAMAIGIGAAGFVDETGSSVLFAPHLSWRHEPLRSAMRRRTGLPVVVENDANAALWAEARFGAGQGEGSIVCINLGTGIGGAVLVDGRLYRGKFGVAGEFGHMQVVPGGHRCECGNRGCWEQYASGNALVREARELAAARSPVAHGLLDLVDGDASRITGPLVTQAAKDGDPAAQELFDDVGRWLGIGVANLAAAFDPGLFIIGGGVSEAGELLLGPARDAFRRHLTGRGFRPEAPLVRAQMGNDAGLIGAADLARHRARLFRRSRRNRQRRRPRA from the coding sequence GTGACCGAGCGCCGGTCGCAGGGGGCGCGCCAGATCTGGTCGCGCCCCGCGATCGGCATCGACATCGGCGGCACCAAGGTCGCGGCCGGGCTGGTCGACATCGACGGGCAGGTGCTGCGCCGGGCGCGCCGCGAGACCCCGCACCGCAGCCAGAGCCCCCAGGTCGTCGAGGACACGATCGCCGAGGTGATCGCCGAGCTCCGCGACGACTGGGACCACCGCGAGGCCATGGCGATCGGCATCGGCGCGGCCGGCTTCGTGGACGAGACCGGGTCGTCCGTGCTGTTCGCGCCGCACCTGTCCTGGCGTCACGAGCCGCTGCGCAGTGCCATGCGGCGGCGCACCGGCCTGCCGGTGGTGGTCGAGAACGACGCGAACGCCGCCCTGTGGGCCGAGGCGCGGTTCGGCGCCGGGCAGGGCGAGGGCTCGATCGTCTGCATCAACCTGGGCACCGGGATCGGCGGTGCGGTGCTGGTCGACGGCCGGCTCTACCGCGGCAAGTTCGGCGTCGCCGGCGAGTTCGGCCACATGCAGGTCGTGCCCGGTGGTCACCGCTGCGAGTGCGGCAACCGTGGCTGCTGGGAGCAGTACGCCAGCGGCAACGCACTGGTCCGTGAGGCGCGCGAGCTCGCAGCCGCGCGATCGCCCGTCGCGCACGGGCTGCTCGACCTGGTGGACGGCGACGCGTCCCGGATCACCGGACCGCTGGTCACCCAGGCGGCCAAGGACGGCGACCCCGCAGCGCAGGAGCTCTTCGACGACGTCGGCCGCTGGCTCGGGATCGGCGTGGCCAACCTGGCCGCCGCGTTCGACCCGGGCCTGTTCATCATCGGCGGGGGAGTGTCCGAGGCGGGCGAGCTGCTGCTCGGCCCGGCCCGCGACGCCTTCCGCCGGCACCTGACCGGCCGCGGCTTCCGGCCCGAGGCACCGCTGGTGCGCGCCCAGATGGGCAACGACGCGGGGCTGATCGGCGCTGCGGACCTGGCCCGGCACCGGGCCCGGCTGTTCCGGCGCAGCCGCCGCAACCGCCAGCGTCGTCGTCCGCGCGCCTGA
- a CDS encoding ROK family glucokinase, which yields MGLTIGVDIGGTKIAAGVVDEDGSLVAKTRRKTSASDPGAIQAEVADAVAELRADHDVDAVGVAAAGFVDATSGVVLFAPNLAWRDEPLKDDLTRLIGLPVVIENDANAAAWGEFKFGAAREVDDAVLVTVGTGLGGGIVVDGRVLRGHVGVGGELGHVRMVPDGIRCGCGNRGCWEQYASGNALQREGRELVAKGSAFSARLSELCGGDPDKLRGGMITQAAAEGDPAAVDLLADLGHWLGEGMAQIAAVLDPALFVVGGGVVEAGDLLIGPARAALARQLTGRAHRPVIGIVPAALGNGAGMIGAADLARAAQ from the coding sequence ATGGGTTTGACGATCGGCGTCGACATCGGTGGCACGAAGATCGCTGCCGGCGTGGTCGACGAGGACGGCTCGCTGGTCGCCAAGACGCGCCGCAAGACGTCCGCGTCGGACCCGGGTGCCATCCAGGCGGAGGTGGCCGACGCGGTGGCCGAGCTGCGGGCCGACCACGACGTCGACGCGGTGGGCGTCGCGGCAGCGGGATTCGTCGACGCGACGTCCGGGGTCGTGCTGTTCGCCCCGAACCTGGCGTGGCGCGACGAACCCCTCAAGGACGACCTGACCCGGCTCATCGGACTGCCCGTGGTGATCGAGAACGACGCGAACGCGGCGGCCTGGGGCGAGTTCAAGTTCGGCGCTGCCCGCGAGGTCGACGACGCCGTCCTGGTGACCGTCGGTACCGGGCTCGGCGGCGGCATCGTGGTCGACGGGCGGGTTCTCCGCGGCCACGTGGGGGTCGGCGGCGAGCTCGGACACGTGCGGATGGTCCCTGACGGCATCCGTTGCGGCTGTGGCAACCGCGGCTGCTGGGAGCAGTACGCCAGCGGCAACGCCCTGCAGCGAGAGGGCCGTGAGCTGGTGGCCAAGGGGAGTGCGTTCAGCGCCCGGCTGTCCGAGCTGTGCGGTGGCGACCCCGACAAGCTGCGCGGGGGCATGATCACCCAGGCTGCGGCCGAGGGCGATCCCGCCGCCGTGGACCTGCTCGCCGACCTGGGACACTGGCTCGGTGAGGGCATGGCGCAGATCGCGGCGGTGCTCGACCCGGCCCTGTTCGTGGTCGGCGGCGGGGTCGTGGAGGCCGGCGACCTGTTGATCGGGCCGGCCCGGGCGGCGCTCGCCCGACAGCTGACCGGGCGAGCGCACCGGCCGGTGATCGGCATCGTGCCGGCCGCGCTCGGCAACGGCGCCGGCATGATCGGTGCCGCCGACCTGGCCCGGGCCGCGCAGTGA